A genomic region of Alicyclobacillus sp. SO9 contains the following coding sequences:
- a CDS encoding spore germination protein — MAEPDNENEPLPPISASLEENIEYLNGELGIGQGPGHSWDIMAKSFSFSNFKMMSYVLNGYFLTMNMVLILDDLEKRIRMFVDQHENDSYTLQDLMNYLNTNVAFVQVQPVTKMQDVVRFILSGPMVTFVDGFDAALLIDTRIYPMRSIQQPEIERVIRGPRDGFVETMLMNTALIRRRLRDPSLRAELMQVGQRSKTDVTLMYLNDVANPDMVDSVRRRLKGIKTDTVAMAEQAVTELIGKVKWNPYPVVRYTERPDVAATALVEGHVVIVVDTSPEVIIAPITFFQLLQHPEEYHLYPMVGTYMRWVLLASAFLTVVLPGFFLVLNFHPDLVPKELAFFKASTHDPLPLWVELIAAEVVLDILRLAVMNTPVTLASMVSIMAAIIFSQFVSEIHLLQPEVLVYMALVLIAQFSLASYNLATANQMSRIFVLLITEIGYGIGIKSYGFPIALLVWFIFLVTRDSFGTPYLWPLMPFKWKNGMDNVILRKPISLIQGRPGILRPKMQKRRG; from the coding sequence GTGGCAGAACCTGATAACGAGAACGAGCCGCTTCCACCGATTTCCGCCAGCCTTGAAGAGAATATCGAGTATTTGAACGGCGAACTTGGAATTGGTCAGGGCCCCGGGCATAGTTGGGACATCATGGCTAAATCCTTTTCCTTTTCAAATTTCAAAATGATGTCTTACGTGCTAAACGGATATTTTCTAACCATGAATATGGTTCTGATTTTAGACGACCTGGAAAAACGTATACGGATGTTTGTCGATCAGCACGAAAATGATTCCTACACACTGCAAGACCTCATGAACTATTTGAACACAAATGTAGCTTTCGTTCAGGTCCAACCAGTCACTAAAATGCAGGACGTGGTTAGGTTTATTCTATCTGGTCCAATGGTGACCTTTGTTGACGGATTTGACGCAGCGCTGTTGATTGACACTCGTATTTATCCTATGAGGAGCATACAGCAGCCTGAGATTGAACGGGTGATTCGAGGCCCAAGAGACGGTTTTGTTGAAACCATGCTGATGAACACTGCACTGATTCGTCGGCGTCTACGTGATCCCAGTTTGCGTGCAGAACTGATGCAGGTGGGTCAGCGCTCTAAGACAGATGTTACATTGATGTATTTGAATGACGTAGCCAATCCGGACATGGTAGACTCTGTCAGACGGCGTTTGAAAGGCATAAAAACGGATACGGTTGCGATGGCAGAGCAAGCCGTGACTGAACTGATTGGAAAAGTAAAATGGAATCCGTACCCTGTGGTACGCTACACCGAGCGGCCTGATGTGGCAGCAACCGCTCTGGTCGAGGGACATGTGGTAATCGTTGTCGATACCAGCCCAGAAGTAATTATCGCACCCATCACGTTTTTCCAGTTGCTGCAGCATCCGGAGGAGTATCACTTGTATCCAATGGTAGGAACGTATATGCGTTGGGTGCTGTTGGCCTCCGCGTTTTTGACAGTTGTTTTACCAGGCTTCTTTTTGGTTCTAAATTTTCATCCTGATTTGGTTCCGAAGGAATTGGCCTTCTTCAAGGCAAGCACGCACGACCCGTTACCGCTCTGGGTAGAGTTGATTGCGGCTGAAGTGGTATTGGACATTTTGCGGCTAGCGGTGATGAACACGCCGGTTACTTTGGCCTCTATGGTCAGTATTATGGCTGCCATCATATTCAGTCAATTCGTTAGCGAAATTCACCTGTTGCAGCCTGAAGTCTTAGTCTACATGGCGCTTGTTCTCATTGCACAGTTTTCACTTGCATCCTACAATTTAGCAACTGCCAATCAGATGTCCCGCATATTCGTATTGCTCATTACGGAAATCGGCTACGGAATTGGTATTAAGAGCTACGGATTTCCAATTGCGCTGCTCGTATGGTTCATTTTTCTAGTGACCCGGGACTCCTTTGGAACGCCATATTTATGGCCCCTTATGCCGTTTAAATGGAAAAACGGTATGGACAATGTCATATTGCGTAAACCTATATCACTGATTCAAGGACGTCCGGGCATTCTTCGACCAAAGATGCAAAAACGGCGTGGTTAA
- a CDS encoding class I SAM-dependent methyltransferase, giving the protein MCKTTNHATRFVVTTPWSESDAASKQADELALWFHCKRVVRNARSIVKVCRDEAVEACLIADEVPKFYHMSAPDKALYFHPGMAMQRCLQLERGQSDRLLTAAGVRLGDTVVDATLGLGTDSLVLAFAVGDKGRVESLEVSEPLAILVSFAIHKRAEQPDWMQPLLERIRVHVTDYLSFLQMMPTDSVDIVYFDPMFRSRSHHPSSADALREYADSRALSEAAIREAKRVARRRVVVKERISSGVFERFGLRPDKERARFSYGILNVR; this is encoded by the coding sequence TTGTGTAAAACCACAAACCATGCCACACGTTTTGTTGTGACGACGCCATGGTCAGAATCTGATGCGGCCTCGAAGCAGGCAGATGAATTGGCTCTATGGTTTCATTGCAAGCGCGTGGTTCGAAATGCCAGAAGCATTGTCAAAGTATGCCGGGACGAAGCTGTTGAGGCCTGCTTAATTGCAGATGAGGTCCCAAAGTTTTATCATATGTCTGCTCCCGACAAGGCACTCTATTTCCATCCCGGTATGGCGATGCAGCGTTGCCTGCAGTTGGAACGGGGGCAGAGTGACAGACTGTTAACCGCCGCTGGAGTGAGGCTCGGCGATACGGTTGTGGATGCGACTCTTGGGTTGGGGACGGATTCGCTGGTTTTGGCGTTCGCTGTGGGTGACAAGGGCCGAGTTGAATCCCTTGAGGTCTCAGAACCACTGGCGATATTAGTCTCTTTTGCCATACATAAACGTGCAGAGCAGCCGGACTGGATGCAGCCCCTGCTTGAGCGGATTCGTGTTCACGTAACCGATTATCTCAGTTTCCTGCAAATGATGCCGACGGACAGTGTGGATATCGTATATTTTGATCCTATGTTTCGCAGTAGAAGTCATCATCCTTCCAGCGCTGATGCATTGCGGGAATATGCGGACAGCAGAGCACTGTCAGAGGCAGCAATAAGGGAAGCAAAGCGAGTAGCAAGGCGACGTGTAGTGGTAAAAGAGCGGATTTCTTCAGGCGTCTTTGAGCGGTTTGGTTTGAGGCCGGACAAAGAAAGAGCAAGGTTTTCCTATGGTATTCTGAATGTGAGGTAG
- a CDS encoding DNA-binding response regulator: protein MGFDEAYRMFIESHRKVRKGERLRRLDDGHGHAEHLFLKEVWWPVFRQFENLHPEYEIYDYKDGFRYIDFAYILPYFRVAIEIDGFGPHFRNISAWKFDDHCLRQNYLVIDGWYVIRFTYNQIKEQPRLCQQTVQQFFGRWLSNTTSLSRLTTLEREIVRLASRHIKPVSPKEICEDLGIGSAYAHRLLHNLIEKNWLEPASGSVRVRSYKLHPSRNEVKL from the coding sequence ATGGGCTTTGATGAAGCGTACCGCATGTTTATAGAATCGCATCGTAAAGTGAGAAAAGGGGAACGACTTCGAAGGTTAGATGATGGGCACGGACACGCCGAACACTTATTTCTTAAGGAAGTTTGGTGGCCTGTATTTCGACAATTTGAGAACCTCCATCCAGAGTACGAGATTTACGACTATAAGGACGGTTTTAGGTACATTGATTTCGCGTACATTTTGCCGTATTTTCGAGTTGCGATTGAAATAGACGGGTTCGGGCCTCATTTCAGGAATATCTCCGCTTGGAAATTTGACGATCATTGCTTGCGCCAAAATTACCTCGTAATTGACGGATGGTACGTAATTCGGTTTACTTACAACCAAATCAAAGAACAGCCCCGACTGTGTCAACAGACTGTGCAGCAGTTCTTCGGCCGCTGGTTGAGTAACACGACATCCCTGAGTCGATTGACCACTCTTGAGCGCGAGATTGTTCGCCTAGCTTCACGCCACATCAAACCAGTTTCACCAAAAGAAATTTGCGAGGATTTAGGAATTGGATCAGCCTACGCGCACCGGTTGCTACATAACCTGATTGAAAAGAACTGGCTGGAGCCAGCTAGCGGATCGGTTCGTGTTCGCTCGTATAAACTCCACCCATCACGGAATGAGGTGAAACTCTAA
- a CDS encoding AAA family ATPase, giving the protein MQKRPGTPVPPEQSHEIISKYRDGHIALAEALQMLSGKEVAAEPNPSHQLSKSRLYSILQELEDLVGLEEVKKTVREIFALVYVKQERERHHLKSSPVVLHMVFKGNPGTGKTTVARLLGRMFRECGLLTKGHLVEVERADLVGEYIGHTAQKTKEAVNRALGGVLFIDEAYSLARGGDKDFGRESIDTLVKSMEDHRDEFIAIIAGYEREMEGFLKANPGLPSRFPIHLTFPNYSVATLLKIAKQMALRHQYNMQYDAEQKLRKHLQDLHQTSQLKNFSNARWVRNTIERAIRKHAVRIFDVEQPSRTDLMTLTAADFVWEGDVL; this is encoded by the coding sequence ATGCAAAAACGGCCGGGGACGCCTGTGCCTCCTGAGCAATCCCACGAGATTATCAGTAAATACCGGGATGGACACATAGCCTTGGCAGAAGCGCTGCAAATGTTGTCTGGAAAAGAAGTGGCGGCAGAACCCAATCCGTCACATCAATTGAGTAAATCGAGGCTCTATTCTATTCTCCAAGAGTTGGAGGACCTCGTCGGACTTGAAGAGGTAAAAAAAACTGTTCGTGAGATATTTGCACTGGTTTATGTCAAGCAGGAGCGGGAACGCCATCATTTAAAATCGAGTCCCGTTGTCCTGCACATGGTCTTTAAAGGGAATCCCGGCACAGGGAAGACCACCGTTGCTCGTTTGCTGGGAAGGATGTTTCGCGAGTGCGGCTTACTTACAAAAGGCCATTTAGTCGAGGTGGAGCGGGCCGATCTCGTTGGAGAATACATCGGCCACACTGCCCAGAAGACCAAGGAAGCCGTCAACAGGGCCCTTGGCGGAGTCTTGTTCATAGACGAAGCCTACTCCTTGGCGCGCGGCGGCGACAAGGATTTTGGCCGAGAGTCTATCGACACACTGGTCAAGAGCATGGAAGACCACAGGGACGAATTCATCGCAATTATCGCAGGCTATGAACGGGAAATGGAAGGTTTCTTAAAGGCGAATCCAGGTCTTCCAAGTCGATTTCCAATCCACCTGACCTTCCCAAACTATTCAGTAGCCACACTGCTTAAAATTGCAAAACAGATGGCCTTGCGACACCAATACAACATGCAGTATGATGCCGAGCAAAAACTGCGTAAGCATTTGCAGGACCTGCATCAAACAAGTCAGCTTAAAAACTTCAGCAATGCGCGCTGGGTCAGGAACACCATCGAAAGAGCGATTCGAAAGCACGCGGTTCGCATCTTTGACGTTGAGCAGCCTAGCCGAACTGACCTGATGACTTTGACGGCAGCAGACTTTGTCTGGGAGGGGGATGTGTTGTGA
- the miaA gene encoding tRNA (adenosine(37)-N6)-dimethylallyltransferase MiaA, translating into MANKPPVLCIVGPTGIGKSDFGVSVAKAVGGEVVSADSMQIYKKMDIGTGKLREDEMQGVPHYLIDIAEPDATFSVAQWTKRADEAISSILRRQRLPIVVGGTGLYIRSITENLDFGKTRGSAQIRQKWEHYALKHGQLQLHKILEERDKEAAQRLHPNDVRRVIRALEVLETGGKPFSDGYDWSIQGGRYDTVQFGLRMNRQDLYARVEHRIDKMLETGLFDEVESLLRQDYNWDLISMQAIGYKELASYFRGLCTREEAVALLKRNTRRFVKRQMSWFGRDGRIKWLDVDPVKGIANDSFSQVYNEAVKLKAGIQKAETE; encoded by the coding sequence TTGGCCAACAAGCCGCCAGTACTTTGTATTGTAGGTCCGACTGGAATTGGGAAGAGTGATTTTGGTGTGTCCGTGGCAAAAGCTGTGGGCGGTGAAGTAGTGTCTGCTGATTCAATGCAAATATACAAGAAAATGGATATTGGTACGGGTAAATTGCGTGAGGATGAAATGCAGGGCGTGCCACACTATCTGATTGATATTGCAGAACCGGATGCCACTTTTTCCGTAGCCCAGTGGACGAAACGGGCAGACGAGGCCATCTCCTCAATTTTGCGAAGGCAGCGTTTGCCCATTGTGGTCGGCGGGACAGGTTTGTATATTCGTTCTATAACTGAAAATTTGGATTTTGGAAAGACCCGCGGGTCGGCTCAAATTCGTCAAAAATGGGAGCACTACGCCCTGAAACATGGGCAACTGCAATTGCATAAGATTTTAGAGGAGCGTGACAAGGAGGCAGCACAGCGGCTGCATCCCAACGATGTGCGAAGAGTGATCCGTGCGCTTGAGGTACTCGAAACGGGCGGGAAGCCGTTCTCAGATGGCTATGACTGGTCCATTCAAGGGGGGCGGTACGATACAGTCCAGTTTGGACTTCGAATGAACAGGCAAGACTTGTATGCGCGTGTGGAGCATAGAATTGACAAAATGTTGGAGACTGGTTTGTTCGATGAAGTGGAGTCCTTGCTGAGACAAGATTACAACTGGGACTTGATTTCTATGCAAGCAATCGGGTACAAAGAATTAGCGTCATACTTTCGCGGACTGTGCACACGGGAGGAAGCAGTTGCACTTCTAAAGCGTAATACCCGGCGTTTTGTCAAACGTCAGATGTCCTGGTTCGGGCGCGATGGTAGAATTAAATGGCTTGATGTAGATCCGGTGAAAGGTATAGCAAACGATAGCTTTTCGCAGGTATACAACGAGGCTGTCAAACTTAAGGCAGGAATTCAAAAGGCCGAGACCGAATAG
- the hfq gene encoding RNA chaperone Hfq, producing the protein MSKQPINIQDTFLNQVRKDKVPVIVYLVNGFQIRGTVKAFDNFTVVLESDGKQQMIYKHAISTFNPMRNVNLTFESGSEE; encoded by the coding sequence ATGAGCAAACAACCCATTAATATTCAAGACACTTTTTTAAATCAAGTACGAAAAGACAAAGTCCCTGTTATTGTGTATCTGGTAAACGGTTTTCAGATTCGCGGAACTGTCAAAGCATTTGACAACTTCACGGTGGTGCTTGAGAGTGATGGCAAACAGCAAATGATTTATAAGCATGCCATCTCAACATTCAATCCCATGAGGAACGTAAATCTGACATTTGAGTCAGGATCCGAGGAGTAA
- a CDS encoding methionine gamma-lyase family protein — MNRYEIEDLVGTAEAEIEPALKRIKKTTLDNQRKVLEAFWSERVSQADFNGTTGYGLDDEGRDKLERIYALVFRAPAALVRQQIVSGTHAIRLGLFGTLRPGNHIVFASGGPYDTLESVVGIRPTPGSLAEWGITYTIVPLTESGSLDVKAIKNAVKPETTVVMFQRSRGYSQRPALTIDELEQAFNNLSAYRPNLLFFVDNCYGEFVETREPVEVGAHLVMGSLIKNPGGGLASTGGYVIGEADLVEKAAAQLTAPGVGAEIGPSQHLLREFYQGLYMAPHTVGEALSGSVLAANVLARCGFKCSPVWDEPRSDLILSVEFDSADNLLLFCRAVQSAAAVDSFVVPQPAPMAGYDDEVVMAAGTFVQGGSLELSADAPLRAPYFGYIQGGLTYEHVRIAVENILSEIFSRNGPENPF; from the coding sequence ATGAACAGATATGAAATAGAGGACTTGGTAGGAACAGCTGAAGCTGAGATAGAGCCCGCTTTAAAACGAATCAAAAAGACCACGCTGGACAATCAAAGAAAGGTGCTTGAAGCATTTTGGTCTGAGCGAGTTTCTCAAGCCGATTTTAACGGCACCACCGGATATGGTCTCGATGACGAAGGACGCGATAAGCTGGAGCGGATTTATGCGCTGGTGTTTCGGGCCCCAGCGGCTCTCGTGCGCCAACAAATTGTCTCTGGCACGCACGCAATTAGACTGGGGTTGTTTGGGACATTGCGTCCGGGCAATCACATTGTCTTTGCGTCAGGCGGGCCGTATGACACGCTGGAATCGGTCGTCGGAATTCGACCAACACCTGGAAGTCTGGCAGAATGGGGCATTACATATACGATTGTGCCGCTCACGGAATCGGGCAGCCTGGACGTGAAAGCCATCAAAAATGCGGTCAAGCCGGAGACAACTGTTGTGATGTTCCAAAGGTCACGAGGTTACAGCCAGCGTCCTGCACTCACCATTGATGAGCTTGAACAGGCTTTTAACAACCTGAGCGCCTATCGTCCAAACCTGCTCTTTTTCGTTGATAATTGTTATGGAGAATTTGTAGAAACGAGAGAACCGGTCGAAGTTGGCGCGCATCTTGTTATGGGGTCGCTGATTAAAAACCCGGGAGGAGGTTTGGCGAGTACAGGAGGATATGTCATTGGTGAAGCAGACCTTGTGGAAAAGGCGGCCGCTCAGTTGACAGCCCCTGGGGTCGGTGCTGAAATCGGTCCGTCCCAACACCTTTTGAGAGAGTTCTACCAAGGCTTGTATATGGCCCCGCATACTGTCGGTGAGGCTTTGTCGGGGTCGGTTCTGGCTGCCAACGTTTTGGCAAGGTGCGGATTTAAGTGCTCGCCGGTGTGGGATGAACCGAGATCGGACTTAATACTGTCGGTTGAGTTTGATAGTGCAGATAACCTCCTGTTGTTTTGTCGTGCAGTTCAGTCTGCGGCAGCGGTGGATTCCTTTGTTGTACCACAGCCTGCGCCGATGGCTGGATACGACGATGAAGTGGTTATGGCTGCCGGGACCTTCGTCCAAGGTGGGTCACTGGAGTTATCCGCAGATGCGCCATTACGCGCACCGTACTTCGGATACATCCAAGGAGGGCTGACATACGAGCACGTACGCATTGCGGTAGAAAACATTCTGAGTGAGATATTCTCCAGAAATGGTCCCGAAAACCCCTTTTAG
- the mutL gene encoding DNA mismatch repair endonuclease MutL has protein sequence MGQIQVMSPALANQIAAGEVVERPASCVKELLDNSLDAGASKVSIALEEGGISAIVVEDNGKGMDKEDAVLAFARHATSKLKTEYELTRIMTLGFRGEALASIAAVSRVRLQTRSEKEEHGWVVTAEGSDATNVPEPIGMASGTTVEVRDLFFNTPARLKYLRTVHTEQARCVEVVQRAALSRPDVAFRLEVDHRILFQTPGKNKVLDVLATLYGVGEARQFLKVDMETPDYRVYGYIGRPTQGKSSRTHANWFLNERSIRNIGLHQAVMKGYQGRLMINKHPVYALYLKMNATLVDVNIHPHKSEVRFSEERDVTRLVQEAVSQALEQAFLVPGADRSRDNWHHNGPQSLQKDLGLKEEHGPRVRDSYEPRRPSSAEEIAAAKDLFRTTHTSTGLVPSGNGSVGAVIHEQKQPLETDKDDAVSVDKDPVSEAKLEPRETTYADAAEAVPEAAQRDGDRTKGVIEPSHATEEDRGDSDASGEDTTNRLQHIDGERSVEATRRQLRALRPIGQVLGTYILAEADNALFVIDQHAAHERVLYERFREQTQASHTGSIPLLTPITLTLTPQQHAVCTTHLELLKTLGIGVEEFGGYEIIVRTIPHVWEGLDAPVLLEELLQQLTEVGRHQDVREALREKIIMRACKSAIKANHRLSEMEISALCQALPDLDDPFHCPHGRPVLIRLSNEDLEKEFRRIV, from the coding sequence ATGGGACAAATCCAGGTAATGTCACCGGCTTTGGCCAACCAAATCGCAGCAGGGGAGGTTGTGGAACGCCCTGCTTCCTGTGTTAAAGAATTGCTGGACAACAGTCTGGATGCTGGCGCATCCAAAGTCTCTATAGCTCTTGAAGAAGGCGGCATTTCTGCTATCGTAGTTGAGGATAACGGCAAAGGCATGGATAAGGAGGACGCTGTTCTAGCTTTTGCTCGCCACGCGACCAGTAAATTGAAGACCGAGTATGAGTTAACAAGAATAATGACGCTCGGATTTCGCGGTGAGGCGTTGGCTTCGATTGCGGCTGTTAGTCGTGTGAGATTGCAAACGAGATCGGAGAAAGAAGAACACGGCTGGGTTGTCACGGCAGAGGGCAGTGATGCAACGAACGTTCCGGAGCCCATTGGCATGGCTTCGGGCACCACGGTTGAGGTCAGGGACTTGTTTTTCAACACGCCGGCCAGGCTGAAGTATTTACGCACAGTGCATACGGAGCAGGCGCGCTGCGTTGAAGTTGTGCAGCGGGCAGCGCTCAGTCGGCCTGATGTAGCGTTTCGGCTGGAAGTTGACCATCGCATACTGTTTCAGACACCAGGAAAAAACAAGGTGTTGGACGTGCTCGCGACCTTATACGGAGTCGGGGAAGCAAGGCAGTTTCTGAAAGTCGACATGGAAACGCCGGACTACCGTGTGTATGGTTATATTGGGAGACCCACACAGGGGAAGTCTTCGCGGACTCACGCAAACTGGTTTCTTAACGAGCGGTCTATTCGCAACATTGGTCTGCATCAAGCCGTGATGAAAGGGTATCAAGGCAGGCTGATGATTAATAAACACCCTGTGTATGCCTTGTATTTAAAGATGAATGCGACGTTGGTGGACGTGAATATTCACCCGCATAAATCTGAAGTCAGATTTAGTGAAGAGAGAGATGTCACGCGCCTGGTGCAAGAAGCGGTGAGTCAAGCTTTGGAGCAGGCGTTTCTTGTCCCGGGAGCGGATCGATCGAGGGACAACTGGCATCACAATGGACCCCAATCTCTGCAGAAGGACCTGGGGCTGAAGGAAGAGCATGGACCAAGGGTTCGAGACTCCTATGAACCGCGACGTCCGTCTTCCGCGGAGGAAATTGCTGCAGCGAAAGACTTGTTTCGAACAACCCATACATCAACCGGACTCGTCCCGAGTGGCAACGGCTCAGTTGGGGCGGTCATTCACGAGCAGAAACAGCCTCTTGAGACGGACAAGGATGACGCTGTGTCGGTTGACAAAGATCCCGTATCTGAAGCGAAGCTTGAGCCAAGGGAAACGACGTACGCAGATGCAGCAGAGGCTGTGCCGGAAGCTGCTCAACGGGATGGGGACAGAACGAAGGGCGTAATAGAGCCTTCACACGCGACTGAGGAAGACCGGGGGGACTCTGACGCATCAGGAGAAGATACGACGAATAGACTTCAACACATTGACGGAGAAAGGTCCGTAGAGGCGACGCGTCGACAACTTAGGGCACTTCGTCCTATTGGGCAGGTACTCGGAACCTACATTTTGGCTGAGGCGGACAATGCGCTGTTCGTCATCGATCAGCATGCCGCTCACGAACGCGTTCTGTATGAACGTTTTCGTGAGCAGACGCAAGCGAGCCATACTGGCTCAATCCCCCTGTTGACGCCCATTACGCTGACGCTCACACCTCAGCAGCATGCCGTGTGTACAACACATTTAGAGTTGTTGAAGACACTTGGGATTGGCGTGGAGGAGTTTGGCGGTTACGAAATTATTGTCCGGACCATTCCTCATGTTTGGGAAGGCCTTGATGCACCCGTCTTGCTGGAGGAACTTTTACAACAGTTGACAGAGGTTGGGCGTCACCAAGATGTGCGGGAAGCCCTGCGCGAAAAAATTATCATGCGAGCTTGTAAGTCAGCGATTAAAGCGAACCACCGCTTGTCTGAAATGGAAATTTCAGCTCTGTGTCAGGCCCTGCCAGACTTGGACGATCCCTTTCACTGTCCACACGGCCGCCCTGTTCTGATTCGGTTGTCAAACGAAGATTTGGAGAAGGAGTTCCGACGTATTGTGTAA
- the hflX gene encoding GTPase HflX yields MGDLERSFLCAIRWQTESDLDFQERLAELEGLCSAAGASAERTFSQARSEPHRALYLGTGKIQEIAEAAEAEQPDLIIFDAELSPAQIRNLESRLQTRVIDRTQLILDIFAARAQTKEGRLQVEIAQLQYLLPRLTGRGVHMSRLGGGIGTRGPGETQLETDRRRIRERVDSLRQRLESVRKTRETNRRRRINSTPVVALVGYTNAGKTTLLKRWLHDRGGRPMHTGNQRLFDTLDPLARKVKAGTTGEMVVMDTVGFVQNLPHLLVEAFQSTLEEVNTADVIVQVVDGSGHVPRSLDTTYSVLEEIHALDKPVITFFNKADIAAVSPAPDTKAIASIYGSAKTGDGLVELYNRVETATGLDKVQVEVTSRLQSESFWHEVLSVGRVIHTIPLENNQVRYTVETERRFKDRILEATHLAENDTHIAEDDTPSVEGDTSLH; encoded by the coding sequence ATGGGAGATCTGGAACGTTCTTTTCTCTGTGCCATACGGTGGCAAACAGAATCTGATTTGGACTTTCAGGAACGACTGGCTGAACTGGAAGGTTTGTGTTCTGCGGCCGGTGCTTCGGCTGAGAGAACGTTTAGCCAAGCGAGATCGGAGCCGCATCGTGCCCTTTACCTTGGAACGGGAAAGATACAAGAAATCGCCGAAGCAGCAGAGGCAGAACAGCCGGATTTAATTATTTTTGATGCTGAGTTGTCTCCTGCTCAAATCCGAAATTTGGAATCTCGCCTGCAAACGCGGGTCATAGACAGAACGCAACTAATTCTGGACATATTTGCTGCAAGAGCGCAGACGAAGGAAGGACGGTTGCAGGTAGAAATCGCGCAATTACAGTATTTACTTCCTAGGCTGACAGGGCGTGGAGTGCACATGTCCCGGCTTGGCGGCGGAATTGGCACCCGCGGGCCTGGAGAAACGCAGTTGGAAACAGACCGGCGGAGAATACGGGAACGAGTTGACAGTTTGCGCCAGCGGCTCGAATCTGTGCGCAAGACCAGGGAAACGAATCGACGCCGACGTATCAATTCAACACCCGTGGTGGCTCTTGTCGGCTACACAAATGCAGGGAAGACCACTCTGTTAAAGCGGTGGCTCCACGACCGAGGCGGTCGCCCGATGCATACAGGAAACCAGCGTCTGTTCGATACACTCGATCCGTTGGCGAGAAAGGTGAAAGCCGGCACCACTGGGGAAATGGTTGTGATGGATACGGTTGGGTTCGTCCAAAACCTCCCACACTTATTGGTGGAAGCCTTTCAGTCCACATTGGAAGAAGTAAACACTGCTGATGTGATAGTGCAGGTGGTGGATGGGAGTGGGCATGTACCGAGATCGCTTGACACAACGTACAGTGTTTTGGAGGAGATTCACGCTTTGGACAAGCCCGTCATTACGTTTTTTAACAAAGCGGACATTGCCGCCGTGTCTCCGGCACCTGATACAAAAGCCATAGCGTCCATTTATGGTTCTGCTAAAACTGGTGATGGCCTTGTGGAATTGTACAACCGAGTGGAGACCGCGACTGGACTTGACAAGGTTCAAGTGGAAGTTACCAGTCGCCTGCAATCCGAGAGCTTTTGGCATGAGGTCTTGTCTGTTGGCAGGGTGATTCATACCATACCCCTTGAAAACAACCAGGTTCGCTATACTGTCGAAACAGAACGCAGATTTAAGGATAGAATTTTGGAAGCCACACACCTCGCGGAAAACGATACGCACATTGCTGAAGATGATACACCTTCCGTTGAAGGGGATACATCTCTTCACTAA
- a CDS encoding GTPase domain-containing protein, with protein MRRSLVIGRTNVGKTLFCIRFAKYLGVRQLQWFVESADGRTEQMRMSMDEAEQVLSDRSPHKTRCLQSIRVEVPRGKVNRELLLTDTTGLSDGVHPDKTVREAMAQTLETMLSAGIVLHLVDASEIGEHLDERKPRISSELPHSAWGALDAQIAAYGQQTPNYFILANKIDLPKASQGYRALVHKFSKQRVIPVSAMQGTGFREVRQHVWRLA; from the coding sequence GTGAGACGCAGCCTCGTAATTGGACGGACGAATGTGGGGAAGACGTTGTTTTGTATTCGGTTTGCCAAGTATCTTGGAGTACGTCAGCTTCAATGGTTTGTGGAAAGTGCAGATGGAAGAACGGAGCAGATGCGAATGTCCATGGATGAAGCGGAGCAGGTGTTGTCGGACAGGAGTCCTCACAAAACACGATGTCTGCAGTCCATCAGGGTGGAAGTTCCTCGAGGCAAAGTGAACCGGGAACTGCTTCTGACAGATACCACGGGATTATCAGACGGTGTCCATCCCGATAAAACCGTACGTGAAGCCATGGCACAGACGTTGGAGACGATGCTGTCAGCAGGTATTGTTCTCCATTTGGTAGATGCATCCGAAATTGGTGAACATCTTGACGAACGAAAACCAAGAATTTCTTCAGAACTACCTCACTCAGCTTGGGGAGCATTGGATGCACAAATTGCTGCATATGGCCAGCAAACACCTAATTACTTTATCTTGGCGAATAAGATTGATTTGCCGAAAGCGTCACAGGGTTATCGCGCGCTGGTTCACAAGTTCTCAAAGCAACGCGTTATTCCTGTGTCTGCAATGCAAGGAACCGGTTTCCGCGAGGTGAGACAGCATGTCTGGCGTCTGGCTTGA